In the genome of Leptolyngbyaceae cyanobacterium, one region contains:
- a CDS encoding aminotransferase class I/II-fold pyridoxal phosphate-dependent enzyme, which translates to MLNQTYAPLLEAVLACASQNNVPFYVPGHKKGQGIPQELIEKWGISVFKSDLTELPELDNLFAPESAIQAAQELASEAFGAERTWFLINGTTCGIIAAIIATCHPGEKIILPRNVHKSAISGLILSGAIPIFINPEYDPVLDVVHSITPESVAIALQQHPDAKAVLMVYPTYYGVCGDVETIAKIIHQYNIPLLVDEAHGAHFNFHPQLPISALAANADLTVQSTHKVLGAMTQASMLHVRGNRIDRDRICQALALVQSTSPSYILLASLDAARRQIALHGNQLISESLRLADLARTQINQISGLSVLQLQKVELTSLPTPLLAGEGSHSPPFPRREGGLGGLGHFDLDLTRLTVTVANLGLTGDEADDILHQKLGITAELTSLKNITFVITWGNAEKDIERLVQAFKTLANHYRRSEISQPFTRETLLPSISSPSISPRDAFFAPTEIVPIDLAVNRLCAELVCPYPPGIPVLMPGEVVCESAIAYLKLVLDLGVAIVGCSDPTLQKIKVLK; encoded by the coding sequence ATGCTAAACCAAACATATGCGCCTTTGCTAGAAGCAGTACTGGCTTGCGCTAGCCAAAATAACGTACCTTTTTACGTACCGGGGCATAAAAAAGGACAAGGAATACCTCAAGAACTAATCGAAAAATGGGGAATTTCTGTATTTAAATCAGACCTCACGGAGTTACCAGAATTAGATAACTTATTTGCCCCAGAAAGTGCGATCCAAGCAGCACAAGAACTGGCATCTGAGGCGTTTGGTGCTGAACGAACTTGGTTTTTAATTAATGGGACTACCTGCGGAATTATCGCAGCCATTATCGCCACTTGTCATCCGGGTGAGAAAATTATCCTACCTCGTAATGTTCATAAATCTGCTATTTCTGGGTTAATTCTTTCTGGTGCGATTCCCATTTTTATTAACCCAGAATACGATCCGGTTTTAGATGTCGTTCACAGTATCACACCTGAATCTGTTGCAATTGCACTACAGCAACATCCAGATGCTAAAGCAGTTTTAATGGTTTACCCCACTTACTATGGAGTGTGCGGTGATGTGGAAACGATCGCAAAAATTATCCATCAATATAATATCCCATTACTAGTAGATGAAGCCCACGGCGCACATTTTAATTTTCATCCCCAATTACCCATATCTGCTTTAGCTGCTAATGCGGATTTAACCGTTCAATCTACTCACAAAGTATTAGGCGCGATGACTCAAGCATCGATGTTGCACGTTCGAGGGAACCGCATCGATCGAGACAGGATATGTCAAGCTTTAGCATTAGTACAATCTACTAGTCCGAGTTATATATTGTTAGCATCTTTAGATGCAGCGCGTCGCCAAATTGCATTACACGGAAATCAGCTAATTTCGGAAAGTTTGAGATTAGCTGATCTGGCAAGAACGCAGATTAATCAAATTTCCGGTTTATCAGTTTTGCAATTACAAAAAGTAGAATTGACCTCTCTCCCTACCCCTCTCCTTGCAGGAGAGGGGAGTCATTCTCCCCCCTTCCCTCGCAGGGAAGGGGGGCTGGGGGGGTTAGGTCATTTCGATTTAGATCTCACCCGCTTAACCGTAACAGTTGCCAATTTAGGTTTAACTGGTGATGAAGCTGACGATATTCTGCATCAAAAATTAGGCATCACCGCCGAATTAACTTCCCTCAAAAATATCACTTTCGTAATTACTTGGGGGAACGCGGAAAAAGATATCGAACGTTTAGTGCAAGCTTTTAAAACTCTAGCTAATCATTATCGACGTTCGGAGATTTCTCAACCTTTCACCAGGGAAACTTTACTACCATCTATATCCTCGCCAAGTATTTCCCCTCGCGACGCTTTTTTTGCGCCTACTGAAATTGTACCGATCGATCTGGCAGTGAATCGCCTCTGTGCAGAGTTAGTTTGTCCCTACCCGCCAGGAATCCCGGTATTAATGCCGGGAGAAGTAGTTTGTGAGAGTGCGATCGCATACTTAAAATTAGTACTCGATTTAGGTGTTGCGATCGTCGGTTGTAGCGATCCGACTTTGCAAAAAATCAAAGTATTAAAATAA
- a CDS encoding cyclase family protein encodes MNDPTTLLNKLKSYLITSVAPNAAAIDRDSHALQQALKRLAQLGVLGLRIPSEYGGLSANRETFDDYQELVARYSGALAFLQTQHQSAAAMISQSENAALKQQYLPLMSKGKLLLGIGFSHLRRRGEQLVKAFPVPGGFILEKKVPWVTGLGIFQEFIIAATLPNDEAVFGIVPLLKTSQEQGGKISFDAPMELAAMSSTNTVAATLHQWFLPQEKVVFIKPANWIHENDEKSILKQTTFLALGCAFAGIDILEAASKTKPLLFIDDTLNNLKSELISCKNIIRESQYNAELNLAEKQKLRAWAIELAVRCAHAAITVSSGAANQQFHPAQRVYREALVFTVSGQTHGIMEATLQRLCRSEKPQKTITYSRVIHLSHVIDTNIPIWPGDPPVELETVATIEKDGYYLRRFSMGEHSATHINAPISFHPSGIAIDRYPAESLVVPAVVIDISKSANANFDYCLTINDIWHWEQQNGKIPRGSVVLVYTGWQEKWLKSDENAFLNPDKAGNLHFPGIGSEATLFLIREREIAGLGIDTHGVDAAIENSFYTNNLMLEKPRIVLENLTNLDQLPARGTTLVIGILRLKNGSGSPVGVLAFLPN; translated from the coding sequence ATGAACGATCCCACCACATTACTAAATAAACTTAAATCCTACCTAATAACCTCAGTCGCGCCAAACGCCGCAGCGATCGATCGCGACTCCCACGCACTGCAACAAGCACTCAAAAGACTTGCCCAATTAGGTGTTTTAGGATTAAGAATTCCCTCAGAATATGGCGGTTTATCAGCCAATCGAGAAACCTTTGATGATTACCAAGAACTAGTCGCCAGATACTCCGGTGCTTTAGCATTTTTGCAAACTCAACATCAAAGCGCCGCCGCGATGATTTCCCAAAGCGAAAATGCCGCTTTAAAACAACAGTATTTACCTTTGATGAGTAAAGGTAAACTGTTATTAGGTATCGGTTTTTCCCATTTACGCCGTAGGGGAGAACAACTTGTTAAAGCATTCCCTGTTCCCGGCGGCTTCATATTAGAAAAAAAAGTACCTTGGGTAACAGGTTTAGGCATATTTCAAGAGTTTATCATTGCTGCAACTTTGCCCAATGATGAAGCAGTTTTTGGGATAGTTCCTTTGCTGAAAACTTCTCAAGAACAGGGAGGTAAAATCAGTTTCGATGCCCCTATGGAGTTAGCAGCTATGTCATCTACTAACACGGTAGCCGCGACTCTGCACCAATGGTTTTTACCTCAAGAAAAAGTAGTTTTTATTAAACCAGCGAATTGGATTCATGAAAATGATGAAAAGAGTATTTTAAAACAAACTACTTTTTTAGCTTTGGGTTGTGCTTTCGCTGGAATAGATATTCTCGAAGCTGCTAGTAAAACTAAGCCTTTACTTTTTATTGATGATACTTTGAATAATTTAAAATCAGAACTAATTAGTTGTAAAAATATTATCAGAGAATCCCAATATAACGCAGAATTAAACTTGGCAGAAAAACAAAAATTACGAGCTTGGGCGATCGAACTAGCAGTACGGTGCGCCCATGCAGCAATTACCGTTTCCAGTGGTGCAGCAAATCAACAATTTCATCCCGCCCAAAGAGTTTATCGAGAAGCATTAGTATTTACTGTTTCCGGTCAAACTCATGGCATAATGGAAGCAACTTTACAAAGATTATGTCGTTCTGAAAAACCCCAAAAAACCATTACTTATTCACGAGTTATTCATTTAAGTCATGTCATTGACACTAACATCCCAATTTGGCCTGGAGATCCGCCAGTAGAATTAGAAACCGTTGCTACCATAGAAAAAGATGGTTATTATCTGCGGCGTTTTTCTATGGGAGAACATAGCGCCACCCACATCAACGCACCTATTAGTTTTCACCCTTCAGGAATTGCGATCGATCGATATCCCGCCGAATCTTTAGTCGTACCTGCGGTAGTAATTGATATCAGCAAATCAGCCAATGCTAACTTTGATTATTGTTTAACTATTAATGATATTTGGCATTGGGAACAACAAAACGGAAAAATTCCTAGAGGTAGCGTAGTACTTGTTTATACGGGATGGCAAGAAAAATGGCTAAAATCCGATGAAAATGCCTTCTTAAATCCAGATAAAGCGGGTAATTTACATTTTCCAGGAATCGGCAGTGAAGCAACTTTATTTTTAATTAGAGAACGTGAAATTGCTGGATTAGGAATTGATACTCATGGAGTTGATGCAGCGATCGAAAACAGTTTTTATACCAACAATTTGATGTTAGAAAAACCTCGAATTGTGTTAGAAAATTTAACAAATTTAGACCAGTTACCAGCTAGGGGAACTACATTAGTTATAGGAATTCTTCGCTTAAAAAATGGTTCGGGTTCTCCCGTGGGAGTGCTAGCATTTTTACCTAATTAA
- a CDS encoding EcsC family protein, with amino-acid sequence MSQPNLLELAKQGDANAIASLINRKLQPKGITAKASIKNDCLQIMLEAVQVPPQETLVSLLRKSIPILGVESIKRVKVYGKQTGEEFPAWNEEFEVETQKLPNWEELAKDGDVNAIATLINQWLNSQNITVKANLKNDCLQVKLESVAIPQQESVVSLIRDGLINLNIQSIKKVKIFGQKTGDDFPDWLEEFELEKEEYLSILMPEVVKVAAENSNSIVKAETDYQLSVQEESNRFSLWGSITKKVKKAGGAIADTASGAGKVVVGTATGVGGAIAGVTIQAGKTAIEKVPEVGSAIAGTASGAGKVVMETATGVGGVIAEATSQATKGAGYVLEIMNDSPLLKNLSKTLKIEWLVTFLDTIDIVKAETEVRELQQQYPNEKPSEIAHRLMLKKAVFAAGTGLASSLVPGTAIIMSGADFAATTALSAELVYQIAAAYGHDLKSPERKGEALAIFSLSFGGHLAIEAGVGLLSNIPVAGALIGASSNAGMIYALGYGACRFYEAKNTSPVIMEATLETAQIESQKYLESAIDQQVIMDRILVHVVLAGDPDRTWEQILPELQILNLSPASMDAIAANIESPPPLESLLEQINSDFAVPLLAQCQKIAQLDGVVTPEEAKLIETITKKFDVQINSI; translated from the coding sequence ATGTCACAACCGAATCTTCTGGAACTTGCTAAACAGGGAGATGCAAATGCGATCGCATCTCTCATCAACCGCAAGTTGCAACCGAAAGGCATCACCGCCAAAGCTTCCATCAAAAATGATTGTCTGCAAATCATGCTGGAAGCGGTGCAAGTTCCACCCCAAGAAACTTTGGTTTCCCTGCTGCGGAAGTCGATACCGATTTTGGGTGTTGAGTCGATTAAGCGGGTTAAGGTTTATGGGAAACAGACAGGGGAAGAATTTCCCGCTTGGAATGAAGAATTTGAGGTAGAAACGCAGAAATTGCCGAATTGGGAGGAATTGGCTAAAGATGGTGATGTAAATGCGATCGCAACTTTAATTAATCAGTGGTTAAATTCCCAAAATATTACTGTTAAAGCTAATCTGAAAAATGATTGTTTACAGGTAAAACTGGAATCAGTCGCAATTCCACAACAGGAGAGTGTAGTTTCACTTATTCGCGATGGATTAATTAATTTAAATATTCAATCTATTAAAAAAGTTAAGATATTCGGACAAAAAACAGGTGATGATTTTCCAGATTGGCTAGAAGAGTTTGAGTTAGAAAAAGAGGAATATTTATCTATATTAATGCCTGAAGTAGTAAAAGTTGCGGCAGAAAACTCCAATTCGATTGTTAAGGCAGAAACCGATTATCAATTATCTGTTCAAGAGGAATCTAACCGATTTTCTCTTTGGGGATCGATTACAAAGAAAGTCAAAAAAGCAGGTGGTGCGATCGCAGATACGGCATCCGGTGCTGGTAAAGTTGTGGTGGGAACAGCAACTGGAGTAGGTGGGGCAATTGCTGGCGTAACTATTCAAGCTGGTAAAACGGCGATCGAAAAAGTCCCAGAAGTAGGCAGTGCGATCGCGGGTACGGCATCCGGTGCTGGTAAAGTAGTGATGGAAACAGCAACTGGAGTGGGTGGCGTTATTGCTGAGGCGACTAGTCAAGCAACCAAAGGAGCAGGCTACGTACTTGAAATAATGAATGATAGCCCCCTGCTAAAAAATTTGTCAAAGACTTTAAAAATTGAATGGTTAGTTACGTTTTTAGACACAATAGATATAGTAAAAGCTGAAACTGAAGTTAGAGAATTACAGCAGCAGTATCCTAACGAAAAGCCAAGTGAAATAGCTCACCGTCTGATGTTAAAAAAAGCTGTGTTTGCAGCAGGCACGGGATTAGCTAGTAGCTTAGTTCCTGGAACAGCAATAATTATGTCTGGGGCTGATTTTGCAGCGACTACTGCATTATCAGCCGAACTAGTTTATCAAATTGCTGCCGCTTATGGCCATGACTTGAAATCGCCAGAGCGTAAAGGGGAAGCTTTGGCAATTTTTAGTTTATCTTTTGGCGGGCATTTAGCAATTGAAGCAGGAGTAGGTTTACTAAGTAATATTCCAGTTGCAGGAGCATTAATTGGAGCTAGCAGCAATGCCGGAATGATTTATGCGCTGGGGTATGGTGCTTGTCGTTTTTATGAAGCAAAAAACACCAGCCCTGTAATTATGGAAGCTACTTTAGAAACGGCGCAAATAGAAAGCCAGAAGTATTTAGAAAGTGCGATCGATCAACAAGTAATTATGGATCGAATTTTGGTTCATGTTGTTTTAGCTGGAGATCCAGATCGAACTTGGGAACAGATCTTGCCAGAGTTACAAATCTTGAATTTAAGTCCTGCTTCAATGGATGCGATCGCAGCTAATATCGAATCACCACCTCCTTTGGAAAGCTTACTCGAACAAATCAACAGTGATTTTGCCGTACCGCTTTTAGCTCAATGTCAAAAAATTGCTCAATTAGATGGGGTAGTTACGCCAGAAGAAGCAAAGCTAATAGAGACTATTACCAAAAAATTTGATGTACAAATTAATTCGATTTAA
- a CDS encoding Uma2 family endonuclease, producing MLNYNRLGYLPASEELPDSDDTPVDNELQDLIPHLLKTIIALAWVNRWDWFFGIDMGIYYHPEQPPIVPDGFLSLGVERFFDERLRLSYVFWEEDDIPPILVIEVVSQKPGGEYTKKMRTYAEMGVLYYVIYNPLRRKKEPLEVYRLVNNQYVLQPGNPVWFPEIGLGIGKERGTFQGITREWLYWYDEQGQRLLTPEERLTVEEERRREAELRAQRLAEQLRAAGIEPDL from the coding sequence ATGTTAAATTACAACCGATTAGGTTATTTACCTGCTTCAGAAGAACTCCCCGATTCTGATGATACTCCCGTGGATAACGAACTACAAGATTTGATTCCCCATTTGCTGAAAACCATCATTGCTTTAGCTTGGGTAAACCGTTGGGATTGGTTTTTTGGCATTGATATGGGGATTTATTATCATCCCGAACAACCTCCGATCGTACCAGACGGATTTCTGAGTTTAGGAGTAGAGCGCTTTTTTGATGAGCGATTGCGCTTGAGCTATGTATTTTGGGAAGAAGATGATATTCCTCCGATTTTAGTTATAGAAGTAGTGTCGCAAAAACCAGGGGGAGAATATACCAAGAAGATGCGAACTTATGCCGAAATGGGTGTTTTGTACTATGTGATTTACAATCCATTAAGGCGCAAAAAAGAGCCTTTAGAAGTTTATCGTTTGGTAAATAATCAATATGTTTTGCAACCAGGAAATCCAGTTTGGTTTCCGGAAATTGGCTTAGGAATTGGCAAAGAACGAGGAACTTTTCAGGGAATTACACGCGAGTGGTTATATTGGTATGATGAGCAAGGACAAAGATTGTTGACACCTGAAGAACGACTAACTGTAGAGGAAGAACGACGACGAGAAGCGGAACTTCGCGCTCAAAGATTGGCGGAACAATTGAGAGCGGCTGGAATAGAACCTGATTTGTAG
- a CDS encoding alpha/beta hydrolase, translating into MNTYYSKLQKPPTACQNGNHVSLSITSKTSNNKQNKGRHFFAKIGKKTKWLGILIGCSGFWLFPHLITAIPAFSAEQIAVFYGPLEFSLTVQDLELFAKEGKISEELATYAGSINPKNLAQLREVLQERFEANPTLVSQFSKSDMGGVVLERLGRLLQTETGENGAEALRGALVSAASDPQGLTLLNLLSKFPNRTIRVNLNLALQMVDRFSKLSKERDVITKVIEQQAVTENNSATKVNFSQQGDLRQPGSFRWDKQTITLNDTARNRSLMVDVYLPQLNDGESTQQPPPLILISHGAAGDRANFAYLGAHLASYGFAVAVLEHPGDNSKLFQQFFSGLSDSPQPIELINRPLESKFVLDELARLEKTEPAWKGRLNTEQVGVIGHSIGGYTGLTLAGAKINFEQVKKDCNDNQFLNLSLFVQCDAGRVTASDYKFQDDRIKALLAINPLTSTIFGENGLSGIKIPVMFIASGNDIFTPAVPEQIRPFTWLTTPNKYLVYIEKATHFSFTAANPERPNVMPIPADFIGPDPALARPSLNALSTAFFQTHLANQLGYQSYLSEGYVESIRQEPFKTFMVQSLTVTQIDKAVESTNPTTTKRIQR; encoded by the coding sequence ATGAATACCTACTATTCAAAATTACAGAAACCCCCTACAGCGTGTCAAAATGGAAACCACGTTTCATTAAGTATTACCTCTAAAACCAGTAATAATAAACAGAATAAAGGGCGTCATTTCTTCGCCAAAATCGGCAAAAAAACCAAATGGCTGGGAATACTGATCGGCTGTTCCGGATTTTGGTTATTTCCCCATCTCATAACCGCAATTCCTGCCTTTAGTGCCGAACAGATCGCTGTTTTTTATGGCCCTTTGGAGTTTTCCCTGACAGTGCAGGATTTGGAATTATTTGCCAAAGAAGGCAAAATTTCAGAAGAGCTTGCTACTTATGCAGGTAGTATTAATCCCAAAAATCTAGCGCAACTGCGAGAAGTTTTACAAGAACGTTTTGAAGCTAATCCGACTCTCGTCTCTCAATTTTCTAAGTCAGATATGGGAGGAGTCGTCCTAGAGAGATTAGGAAGATTGCTTCAGACAGAAACCGGAGAAAATGGCGCAGAGGCTTTGCGTGGGGCGTTAGTTTCAGCGGCTAGCGATCCCCAAGGTTTAACCCTCCTAAATTTACTATCTAAATTTCCGAACCGCACGATCCGAGTTAACTTAAATTTGGCTCTCCAAATGGTCGATCGATTTAGTAAATTATCTAAGGAAAGGGATGTAATTACTAAGGTAATCGAACAGCAAGCCGTCACGGAGAATAATAGTGCTACAAAAGTAAATTTTTCTCAACAGGGAGACTTACGCCAACCTGGGTCTTTTCGTTGGGATAAGCAAACTATCACTCTCAACGATACTGCCCGAAATCGTTCTTTAATGGTGGATGTGTATTTACCCCAACTGAACGATGGGGAAAGCACTCAGCAACCGCCTCCATTAATTTTAATATCTCACGGTGCGGCTGGCGATCGAGCTAACTTTGCTTATTTAGGGGCTCATTTAGCATCCTACGGTTTTGCAGTTGCCGTATTAGAACATCCAGGAGATAACAGCAAATTATTTCAACAATTCTTTAGTGGATTATCCGATTCTCCTCAACCGATCGAATTAATTAATCGACCTCTTGAAAGCAAGTTCGTATTAGATGAATTAGCCAGGTTGGAAAAAACCGAACCTGCTTGGAAAGGAAGATTAAATACAGAACAAGTAGGAGTAATCGGTCATTCGATCGGTGGCTATACAGGATTAACATTAGCAGGAGCAAAAATCAACTTCGAGCAAGTCAAAAAAGATTGTAACGATAATCAATTTTTGAATCTGTCTTTGTTCGTTCAGTGTGATGCTGGTAGGGTAACCGCTTCTGATTATAAATTTCAGGACGATCGGATCAAAGCGTTACTAGCAATTAACCCTTTAACTAGTACTATCTTTGGCGAAAATGGATTGAGTGGAATTAAAATTCCCGTCATGTTTATTGCCAGTGGCAATGATATTTTTACACCAGCAGTACCAGAACAAATTCGTCCTTTTACTTGGCTGACGACGCCTAATAAATATCTGGTATACATCGAAAAAGCAACTCATTTTTCTTTCACTGCTGCTAATCCAGAACGTCCTAACGTGATGCCGATCCCTGCTGATTTTATCGGCCCAGATCCGGCTTTGGCTCGTCCTTCTTTAAATGCTTTGAGTACGGCTTTCTTTCAAACCCATTTAGCTAATCAGTTAGGTTATCAATCTTATCTGAGTGAAGGTTATGTCGAATCAATTAGGCAAGAACCTTTCAAAACTTTTATGGTGCAATCTCTTACAGTAACTCAGATAGACAAGGCAGTTGAAAGTACTAATCCCACTACAACAAAAAGGATACAAAGGTAG
- a CDS encoding tetratricopeptide repeat protein has protein sequence MYHQKKDQPEIIDIQGVRLDSHSLSAQGIQWTVRIQMEDYQAALANYNQAILLDPNNSGAYYNRGAVYMGLRNYQAALADYYQVIQLDPYNAGAYHNQGAAYMGLGDYQAALAAFNRAIELDPHNAVAYNSRGAVIYHLGLHQGEIAQNVEKALADYDEAIRINPNYASAYNNRGNLKAFLGDDRGSIADYNEAIRLNPDDGQAYYNRGIIRYRMGAQLDAIADFTRTIELNPNYAEAYNNRGIVWAEMTDCQQAIADYNKAIEINPYYADAYYNRAHCRSAFTDDVAVIEDFQKAAQLYLEQGITDDYHMALDNIKKLQEIGNS, from the coding sequence ATGTATCACCAAAAAAAAGATCAGCCCGAAATAATTGATATTCAAGGAGTGCGCCTGGATTCTCACAGTCTGAGCGCCCAAGGCATCCAATGGACTGTCCGCATCCAGATGGAAGACTACCAAGCAGCACTGGCAAATTACAACCAGGCAATTCTGCTCGATCCGAATAATTCAGGTGCCTACTACAATCGAGGTGCCGTCTACATGGGGCTGAGAAATTATCAAGCAGCGCTGGCAGATTACTACCAGGTAATCCAACTCGATCCGTATAATGCAGGTGCTTATCACAACCAAGGCGCTGCTTATATGGGATTGGGAGATTATCAAGCAGCACTAGCTGCTTTCAATCGGGCAATTGAACTCGATCCGCACAACGCAGTAGCATACAACAGTCGAGGAGCCGTCATTTATCATTTAGGGCTGCATCAAGGAGAGATCGCCCAAAATGTGGAAAAGGCTTTGGCAGACTATGATGAAGCGATTCGCATCAATCCCAACTATGCTTCGGCATATAATAACCGGGGCAACCTAAAGGCTTTTTTAGGAGACGATCGAGGATCGATCGCCGATTATAACGAAGCGATTCGACTCAATCCCGATGATGGCCAAGCTTACTACAATCGAGGGATTATTCGCTATCGGATGGGAGCGCAACTAGATGCCATTGCAGATTTCACCCGCACGATCGAACTTAACCCCAACTACGCAGAAGCATATAACAATAGAGGTATCGTCTGGGCAGAAATGACCGATTGCCAACAAGCGATCGCAGATTATAACAAAGCCATTGAAATCAATCCCTATTATGCCGATGCCTATTACAACCGCGCTCATTGTCGCAGTGCTTTTACAGACGATGTAGCTGTCATAGAAGATTTTCAGAAAGCCGCTCAACTTTATCTAGAACAAGGAATCACCGATGACTATCACATGGCATTAGATAACATTAAAAAATTGCAGGAAATTGGTAATTCCTAA
- a CDS encoding GNAT family N-acetyltransferase — protein sequence MKLQRFDEPNQFYQKVKDYLLKYEAHHCLPLGIIDTLINHPERYNCQPYLASVEVEGNAVAVAMRTPPYNLLLSKTTDFGALEAIAQDLHLQKEKLPGVSSFTKESETFARIWQSLSGESYRIKTQMRIHQLEKVEPIALSNGYMRLATERDRNLLINWYEAFLMEAMGEIYDDSARFIDYKLKNNCLYLWEDGVPVSMVGYARGGTPNGKPIAPVYTPPEYRKKGYATSCVATLSQQLLQENSRYCFLFTDLSNPTSNHIYQTIGYQPVCDWNEYRFE from the coding sequence ATGAAATTACAACGGTTTGACGAGCCTAATCAATTTTACCAGAAAGTCAAAGATTATTTACTTAAGTACGAAGCACACCATTGTTTACCATTAGGCATCATCGATACTTTAATTAATCATCCAGAACGGTACAATTGTCAGCCTTATTTGGCTAGCGTGGAAGTAGAAGGAAATGCGGTAGCAGTGGCAATGAGAACGCCGCCGTATAATCTTTTGCTATCAAAAACAACAGATTTTGGTGCGTTAGAAGCGATCGCGCAAGATTTGCACTTGCAGAAAGAAAAGTTACCTGGTGTAAGTAGCTTTACTAAGGAATCAGAAACTTTTGCTCGGATATGGCAATCTCTCTCAGGGGAATCTTATCGAATTAAGACACAAATGCGAATTCATCAATTAGAAAAAGTGGAACCGATTGCTTTGAGTAACGGTTATATGCGGCTTGCTACCGAACGCGATCGCAATTTATTAATTAATTGGTACGAAGCATTTTTGATGGAGGCAATGGGCGAGATTTACGATGATAGCGCTCGCTTTATCGATTATAAACTGAAGAACAATTGCCTTTATTTGTGGGAAGATGGCGTACCTGTATCGATGGTTGGCTACGCGAGAGGAGGAACGCCGAATGGCAAACCCATTGCCCCCGTTTATACACCACCGGAATATCGGAAAAAAGGTTATGCAACTTCTTGTGTTGCTACTCTGAGTCAGCAGCTTCTTCAGGAAAATTCTCGCTATTGTTTTTTGTTTACTGATTTGTCTAATCCTACTTCTAATCACATTTATCAAACTATTGGTTACCAACCTGTTTGCGATTGGAATGAATATAGATTTGAATGA
- a CDS encoding GNAT family N-acetyltransferase — protein MDFTITTKRLLLRSMKLDDVDAIHQLWNESKVRKYLWDDQIIPKNQAIDLVKDSIVSFQDNKFGLWGVFFREETQLIGFSGFWYFHESPQLELLFGIAPNYWGQGLAAEVAKAMIKYGFECLGFQRIMASADRENTASLRVMEKAGMKLERTEYNNNVETVYYSLDLDSFLVKSKT, from the coding sequence ATGGATTTTACAATTACAACAAAGCGGTTGCTCTTGCGATCGATGAAGCTAGATGATGTTGATGCAATTCATCAGTTATGGAACGAGTCGAAAGTGCGTAAATATTTGTGGGATGACCAAATTATTCCTAAAAATCAGGCTATTGATCTAGTTAAAGATAGCATTGTCTCATTTCAAGATAATAAGTTCGGGCTTTGGGGCGTATTTTTTCGGGAAGAGACTCAACTCATTGGATTTTCTGGATTCTGGTATTTTCACGAATCTCCGCAACTAGAACTTCTGTTTGGCATCGCGCCAAATTACTGGGGTCAAGGATTGGCGGCGGAAGTTGCTAAAGCGATGATTAAATATGGTTTTGAATGTCTTGGTTTTCAACGAATTATGGCTAGTGCCGATCGCGAAAATACTGCTTCTTTGCGAGTAATGGAAAAAGCAGGGATGAAATTAGAGCGAACAGAATATAATAATAATGTAGAGACAGTTTATTATAGTCTAGATTTAGATTCATTTCTGGTAAAATCTAAAACCTAG